The stretch of DNA AGAGCACGAGATATTTTTTGATTTGTAGATGATCCGTATATAACAACAAGCAGCATATGCTTTCAAACTTGCGTCAGAAAAAGAGTGAATTTCAATAGAAGAAATTTCATGACATGAGAAAAGACATCTGGGTATGCTTATGTCTTTGAGAGCAGCGAGATCAGTTATAAACTTCAaccattcatttaaaatatttaaatccacggagtcattccaattaattttagaaatccaaattttttgcataataattttagcaagaacagttacgggattaatgagcccttgtggatcaaaaatttgagcgataatagagagtacttccctttttgtgtaattatcctttattgataattgaggtacagaaattgaaaatgtatcaGTACTGGGGTTCCAACAGAGACCTAAAACCTTATTAGAAGCATTCTCTGGTGAAATAATATACGCAGAGTTTGTAGAGAGAGTAGAAACATTTTCCAAAAACATTTTTAAGTTAGAGCACCATTTATGAAGAGAAATGCATGCCTTGTTGAGTAGGTCAGTTATCTCATTATGAGCCTTAAGAAGAGTTTGCGTGTCATTGGCCCCATATAGAATGTCATCTACATAGCATCCTGTTAAGAGAGCATCGGAGGCCAATGGGTATTTGTTTTGATGAGTTTTAGCTAATTCCATCAAACAACGAGTACTTTGAAATCTTGCGCTTTTTGTTCCATAAGTTACGGTTTGAAGCTCAAGACATTCGATGTCCTGTTCTGGAGAATCCCGCCAGAGGATATTCTGCAGGAATGTGTGATCAGGATGAATTCGTacctgcctgtacattttttGTATGTCGGAAGTGAAGACATAGGTATACAATCTAAACCGAAGGAGAATGTCGAAAAGTTCAGGCTGAAGAGTTTTTCCTTTCAACAGGATGTCATTAAGAGAATAGCCACTGGAACTTTTCATGGAGCCATCAAAAACCACCCGTAATTAGGTAGTTAATGATTCTTCTTTTATGACAGAGTGATGaggtaaaaagtatttattttctaagtgcacatttgtgAGAGAAAGAGGAACCTTTTTGGCATGTCCAAGAGAAACATATTCATTGATGAATGCTTTATATTGAGTGTATACATTTTCGTGCTTTAAGagtttattttctaaactaaTAAACCTTTTCCTAGCCATATTGTAAGAATTGCCCAGCATTTTATGTGCTGTTTCAGAAATGAGAGGAAGCTTTACCTGAAACCGACCAGAAGGTAGAATTTGAGTTGTTTCAGTGAATATTTGTTCAGCCAGATCCTCAGAGGAGGAGATTTTAACAGAGGGGGTCACTTCTTCGACTTCGAAGAATTGTCGAATTATATTATCGAGCTTATCTTCCTCAGATGTGGACTGGACAAATAAAGAGACATTTGACTGTGTAGGGGACAACTGTGAGCTATAAATTCCTTTGTGAAGTGCGTAAGGAGGTAAAGAACCAAACATAATGTACCCTAAGTGTGTGTTCTGGAGAACAGGGAGTCCTTTACCTAAACGTATTAAACCATCCGATAACAACTCGCTATATATGTCACTGGCAAGAAGAAGATCTATATTTCCAGGGACAGAGTAGGTGGGATCTGCGAGAGTGACTGTAGAGGGGATATTAAATTTACTTCTGTTTATGGATACCTGAGGGAGTCTACAAGTTATGTTGTCTAAAATAGAACAGGAGATTTTGAAACCATTACCATTTCTTTTGTATGGAAAAATTTCTAGATCGACCATTTTGTTCGAGAATGAACTATGTTCAGAGATGGTAGAGATTTGTAACCTTTTGCTGTAAGGAGAGAGATTTAATTTTTGAACCATCTCTTTAGAGACAAATGACGACTGAGATCCACTATCTAAAATACATCTAGCGTGTATGGGTACGCCATGCTTTGAATAAATAGTGACTAGAGCGGTTGCCAGCAGAACATCCTGCTTTATTGACAGAGCAGAGAGAGAAGTCATCACATTTGAGACCTGAGAGGTTTGAGAttcagagagagagacagaattaCTTGGACCGGCTTCACCATCAGACCAAGTGTTTTGTACATTGCGAGAGGTTGCGTGATTTTGTCTTTGAAAAGATCTACTAGAAGAAGAGCTATTTTCATGGTCATTGTGCAAGAGTGTGTGATGCCTTTTCTTGCATATACTACATGAACGTTGAGACGAACAATTTTGAGAAAAGTGTTTAGTTCCTAAACAGTTGCGACATAGTTTgttttcattaacaaatttataCTTATCCTGTAAGAAAAGATTAGCAAATTTTGTGCATGCATAAATAGTGTGTGTAGCATTATTACAAAATACGCATGTTTTGGAGTACGAGTTAGTTTTGTTATTTGCCGAAGAAAAGAGAACCGTTTTAGAGTGAgtcttaataacttttttatcgtTATTATCTGAGGAGTTTAACTTTTCCATAATGtcacactttttttctaaaaaatcaaagaattgatttagCGTGGGAATATCTTTTGACCCTAACTCGTATTCGAAAGACCGGTGAGTAGTAAAGTCcactttttgcaaaaatatttctattaataagagATCCCAATGCTCGATGGGTACATTCATATTTTTTACCGCGAGTAAGGTCTGTTTTGCGGTGACCAAAAATTCACGTAAGGCCTTTGCATTAGTTTTGACTAAGGATGGAACTTTCAAAAGACGCTGTATAAGCAAACTAATTACGCGCGATTTGTTTTCGTAGCGATTTCGAAGAGTCTCTAACGCGATTTGGAAGTTTTCTTCTAAAACTTGGATGTTTTCTACCAACTGGAGAGGTTCGTTGCGTAGAAAGGATTTGAGATAAACAAAACGCTGGACGTTGTTGAGTTCCgggttattaataattaacgtctcgaagagctgatagaatgcactccattctgagaagcatcctgagaaagtttgaattttaatttcAGGAAGAGTCACTTTAGCACTAGCTAAACGTGGAGAAGTGGAACTGGACTGGTGTGAAGGAGGTTGGAGCATCTCCATTTTATGTTGAAGACCTGCCAGAGTTGAGAAGtacttttcttcaatttcttccctATCGCGTTCTTCAGTGTTTTCTTCGTCCAGTTCCTCAATCTAATCCATGAGGTCATCATATTTGGCGTAACAATTCGTTAGTTCAGTATGACGGAGTTGGAACTGCAAGGGATCTGTTTCTTTAGCAGAGTTATCCCTTAACCAATTAGAGATACGAGAGATTTTTGATTTCAACGGTTTGCGTTGTTTCTTCAATTGATCCATTGCGGTTAGAGATGTATCAAAAGCTTTGCGAGATATTTATCTATGAGAGATAcacgagaaataaaaaattttagagtcTAAAACACAGCTTAGTCCACCCCGTATAATAAACAAGAGTCTCAGAAAATAATGTCTGTACGAATCCTGCGAAATATAAACTCGTCCTGTATACTAATAATACGCGTTCGAACTTTTGAATGTCCCTATACGcgtgattataaaaatatatcatgGAACGAACTCACCAAATTAATAGAAACGAATCGTAAAAAATCCATAAATCCAGTCACATCACATGTTTCTTGTCAGCAATTCCACTTGAAATTTTGAGATGCACCTCGAAGAGCGATAAATCTGCGATAAGAATGTTGAGGATGAACACTTCAAACACTTGCGTGGTGACGTAATGTTCCATGTGCCGTGAGATTGTTTATCTTATGTTTTTacgcaaagttctattttgtgaagagcacttagtaatgagtattattttaatttttatgggaaaagaattaaaataagagaaaattaatttgatttatgaAAAGGAATTGCGATAAACAATATATTCGGTTCGAAGAGACCACAAGTTgatggaaagggtaaactttgttgccaaactatccacatttaagagaggcgtatttgaacacctaattgcttcaaaatatttataaaggaccactgaagcaataaaacaattaagaggtattttccttcgatttatttacagtgaacttaagggctgattcaaacattgacaattatcgcaattctgacagttacataaagagttatacaaatattagctttacagtgctgAGAGGCAGTAACAGAGATACATAGACTTGAGAGAAACAAACTGATATacgtttaacacaaaacaccgggtttacaagcgcattttTCACTTACGGACCACGCACTTTTCGGGATCGACAACACACGCCCGGCCATCAATTTTCGA from Diabrotica undecimpunctata isolate CICGRU chromosome 4, icDiaUnde3, whole genome shotgun sequence encodes:
- the LOC140438748 gene encoding uncharacterized protein, which produces MVDLEIFPYKRNGNGFKISCSILDNITCRLPQVSINRSKFNIPSTVTLADPTYSVPGNIDLLLASDIYSELLSDGLIRLGKGLPVLQNTHLGYIMFGSLPPYALHKGIYSSQLSPTQSNVSLFVQSTSEEDKLDNIIRQFFEVEEVTPSVKISSSEDLAEQIFTETTQILPSGRFQVKLPLISETAHKMLGNSYNMARKRFISLENKLLKHENVYTQYKAFINEYVSLGHAKKVPLSLTNVHLENKYFLPHHSVIKEESLTT